A stretch of the Patescibacteria group bacterium genome encodes the following:
- the rpmF gene encoding 50S ribosomal protein L32 has translation MALPTQKHTKSRKRKRLATLRLKRRRLAKCPQCKKAIPAHQACPFCGTYANKQVIKIKSKIDKKKAEKKE, from the coding sequence ATGGCTTTACCAACTCAAAAACATACAAAAAGTAGAAAAAGGAAACGATTAGCAACCCTAAGGTTAAAGCGGAGAAGGTTAGCTAAGTGCCCCCAATGTAAAAAGGCAATCCCAGCGCATCAAGCTTGTCCTTTTTGTGGTACCTATGCCAACAAACAAGTTATAAAAATAAAATCCAAAATCGATAAGAAGAAAGCAGAGAAAAAAGAATAA